A region from the Streptomyces lydicus genome encodes:
- a CDS encoding phosphatase PAP2 family protein, which produces MTASEREPGGERDPAPAPDPHPTPWRRPATARLLTFAAVCAALFAAVALTVSLRHGAPLAPERAALHWSTAHHGEPLRSLARALTATGSGPVPYLLAVLAGLLAGRGTAGRLRAVICAVAVLAVGQAIRYGLMELLARPRPPAVDWAAHASGYAFPSGHATTSALAAGILAWGIARRTRPAAARTWCAVLALWAAGVGLTRVYLSVHWPGDVLAGWLLAATLLALALFLDPFACPACPACPACPAGPARTGPPPTGKGAP; this is translated from the coding sequence GTGACGGCGTCGGAACGGGAACCGGGAGGGGAGCGGGACCCCGCGCCCGCCCCCGACCCGCACCCCACGCCATGGCGGCGCCCCGCCACCGCCCGGCTCCTGACCTTCGCCGCGGTCTGCGCCGCGCTCTTCGCCGCCGTGGCCCTCACCGTGTCCCTGCGGCACGGAGCCCCACTCGCCCCCGAACGGGCCGCCCTCCACTGGTCCACGGCTCACCACGGCGAGCCGCTGCGCTCCCTGGCCCGCGCGCTGACCGCCACCGGCAGCGGACCGGTTCCCTATCTGCTGGCGGTGCTCGCCGGCCTGCTGGCCGGTCGCGGTACGGCGGGCCGGCTGCGCGCGGTGATCTGTGCCGTCGCCGTCCTCGCCGTCGGCCAGGCGATCCGTTACGGCCTGATGGAACTGCTCGCTCGCCCCCGCCCGCCGGCCGTGGACTGGGCCGCGCACGCCTCCGGCTACGCGTTCCCCTCCGGCCACGCCACCACCTCGGCGCTGGCAGCCGGAATCCTGGCCTGGGGCATCGCCCGGCGCACCCGCCCCGCCGCGGCCCGCACCTGGTGCGCGGTGCTGGCCCTCTGGGCCGCCGGAGTCGGCCTCACCCGGGTCTATCTGAGCGTCCACTGGCCGGGCGACGTCCTGGCCGGCTGGCTGCTGGCGGCCACCCTGCTCGCCCTCGCACTGTTCCTCGACCCCTTCGCCTGCCCCGCCTGCCCCGCCTGCCCCGCCTGCCCCGCCGGACCGGCCCGGACCGGCCCGCCCCCGACCGGCAAAGGCGCCCCATAG